catgggctttttattatattttaattttaaagctagttatgagtatttaaagattgacaaacaatttacagctttaaaatacttataactattattatattagataataatattacctttggtaattttataatagtcatttcactttaatttttaaattaacggagttACATGTGTTCTGCaatgcgtataatttgctatgttacgcacttgtaagatagAGGCAACACATTCGGATATCACATCctcataatatgttaatgaaaGTCTTTATCAGGCTATTGGTGCTGCGGGGTAGGTGAAATACTATACTAGCCTTAGACAAAACTTCAAGTTCACCACTGTTCCTTAACcactaaatcatattttgtaagtgttttttgtttttatttattatagtattttgtgatttaagaattttactatattgctatttattatattataaacatacgtGATTTGGTTGGAAGATTTGATAAtgctttttgtaaaataaatcttgCTTTGCCAGGTTTATTTAGTTTGAAGTACACAGTAGCACAATGTAGATAAGCATCAAGAGAATCACGAaactttctatttatttttgtaattaattctTCTAGTTCCTAAATGAAACAAAATCattcaatatagtttattatagagTTAAGTATTAGTTTGTTATTGCCTTGCCTCTGAGCTGTATACAATTTATCGCCACCAGACTTTACCTTATCTAAAATTTCGATATTTCTTTGTATTTCTATATCTTACTTTTAAGTCAGTATGTGATCTATTTGTGGAAAAGGTTAaatactacttatattatttgaaattctattttattatattttaatgactttaGTATGTAGCCGACTTGTggttatattgtaggtatgtatatcttattatagaatattgtaaaaaattaatttcaatgagTTATTTAGCTTATTTCCTGCAATATTCAATACTggcattaaatttgtataacaaaaatatattgttaaaacaaaacaaaatttcagaCATTCGAGAATCTTTATAATACTGTTTAATTTGCTTACATGTAATTgtgagatattaaaaaataattaactatgcaACTATTAACTGTaaacaattcattattattatttacttatagttCTGTAGtggtatataaaacatattatagtacaatagaCTGACCATGTGTcggagcatttttttttacatggcaCAGTGGCTAGGCAATAACAAGAAGTACCAAGaagaattgttattaattattgacaaactgtacttttaatttattagattctgcaaatatatccaatatttttatataaatctgaTATTCATCATTTGAACGCAATGCCTCATCCATTGTTTGTTTAAATgattcctaaaatataatagatattattttattttgtctttaactattaatatgataatatataaagaaaataaattaatgaattattataacatttattttgaaagcgCAGAGGTTAAGTGAGGACCATATtatcaacatttcaaatatctacgAATGAAGATATGTGTACCCAATTTTCTCTCCAATATGTagcagttataaatattataatactgaattTTAGTAACAAATTCAGacaacttagttaaaagtaattcaatttttaaaataaaccaattttttaatctttttaccTTTGTGCCAtataaattttctaaatttaaaagtgcAGTCCAAATATTTAGCTTTTCTTGCTCTTCTCTAGTGTCAATAATAGACAATGCTCTTTTTGCTGTTGCCCTTGCTTTTTCTACTTCTGTagcctataaattaaaataataatctgtttAATCACAATGCACATTTACACAATTTTCACAGCGGGGACTTACCTAAGAAAAATTGCAAtgaggttttataataattgtacaagtGTAAATCATAAGTTATAGGCTACAATGATACattcaataactaataaataataagtaatgttTGATGtttaaacattgtaaaataacatttagtaTGGTTAAAAGTCAAAAGTATAGCTCCAtggaataaattaaaagttttagttacctattttaaaatgaaattaattattacttgtaaATGGCAAGCCATGTATTTAATCCAAATAAACGAGCTGTTGGGATTAGACAACACTAATCGGTCAAAGTGATCAGCATTTTGTGGATTTGTTTCAATTTGAGTTAATTCTTCTTCAACTTTTCTAAGTCTTAGTTCTTCTTGTTTTTGTTCTTCACGCTGTTGAGTCTTATTTAACTTTcgcatttttttcttattcggTTCATTGTCCTCAtcctaaaattgaatataatacatgTTGTAAGAATATTACAgagtgaataaaattatatgcgtTTATGAAAAATTTAGGACTCCGATCCTTACagaaagaaaatgtattaatgattatttctaatttctatttataaattaaaaaattctaatttgttGTGTCTTACTTTGTCAGAATCCTCCGattcactattatttttattgaaataattaggaGTGACATCCCATTCAAATCCAAATCCCTCGTTTGATAAAATTGGTCTCTTGTTGTGCATACTTTTTTTACTCATTTCTACATACAAGTAATTCGttgatttttgaaaaacgtGTTCAGACTTCAGTctgtaattattgatatttgatatgcAGTCATAGATAGGTGATAGTGATAAGCGTTTAACTATGGCGGCgatgtaaagaaaataatatcttCTCTACGTCATATCATAGAGTAATATATTAccacagaacaatatagaatagaCACTCGATCAGCTGTGCGGGTTTACGTATCCCTACGGTATGAAGTATTGGACACTATAAATTGTACCGTATCCGTAATCTAATAGAATGTTGGAAACGTGTATCCCTCTTTGTTACGAAATCTTAAAAACGGATACAAGGCAATGGCCAatgggcattattattattctatggaCTGTGATAATGATgttgaaatgatttatttaaatgataacatatgCCACGCCCCCTGAAGACCATGTTCAAGGCCACAGTCACCCGATTTTGCCAATACACGCAGTGTCGTACCCCTGGTTGTAGTGATATCATAGGGAGTGCACGCTCCAGACTCCAGTGTAGTataaccacagaatagatgaaatttcatttatttatttatttcatctattctgcAGTATACATCTCGATGGGTATGGTTGCCatggtgtattgataaggtgtcgtcacttgtttgaaaactttattgaaaattttactacaaATAGTCGCCACCACCGGGAGCGCTATATGTCCTGaagaggccgaaaaacgaacaCTTTAGTACACCAAagctatagaaaatttaaaatatattatgatttaaggaataaaattcaaattttttcattgcataatgacttctatgttctaaattatttgtatacatgtatttaaatactttcttttaatcaaatacaactttaatattattaaatataattaactaaattaactaaattctcatttttaaatttcctattacaaaaaaatatatgaaaaatgtaagagttaattcactaaattatcatacataatgcttttaaattgtttgtacattttaaagtactcatgactcgcttaaaaattaaaatataataaaaagctcatgaagttgtctagataataatcttacctttagattttataagaggtcaatttactctattttttaagctaacggagctacacgtgttcttcttttcgtacaatttgctatgttatacacttgtaagacggagacaacacatgcgggtatcacgtcctcttaagactgtaaaaacgttattttctatTGGGATTATCGCAGTATAATACAAATCTAATACGTCCGACTAGCAGCGCTCGGCGCTGTTTTCTGAACTATGTGAAGCGTAACTAGTTCTGACCACTGATACAGAGCGCGATGCTTAACCTGTTCTTCATAATCGtggtagacacttttctagattcgatgggcaaccatactatctcaTGTGTGAGTACCTAGTAGGACTTActtagattttatgcgttttacgtaGTACCGCGGAAACAatgtaatcgctaccactaccatcctccacaTCCTCCACCGTACAAAGTTTGTCGTCGAATGCAACATGTACGCGTGTACGCATACAGCTCTCACCAACCtgcttttataattttgtacattggtaCAATATAGTTTTCTTGCACTCGCCAGTCACCGATAagtttactcgtatgagttTGTCTGTTCAATCTCCCGTTTTAGAGTTTTCGTGTGAGGTAcggtacacattattcatattatgggTGTAGACAAAATTTACTGCCTAATTAAGATGTTTaaagataacaaagctatttgaacttcaaaagtattacatttattttttattttatcaattttgactgatataaaaattaaaaagaataaaatactttaaaatgtattgatttatacttattatttaaaaatttgctcatgatttttttacgtaatgcatattttgagtgcataatttaaaaatgttagggcatataaacgtatattttgacaatttttagtacATGAAGTTACGAGCCCTggttataacctatataataataatagattttattaccaagtttatattatctacattatgtcattatattataatgagattTTTATTGGTATTCATTATTCACTATGACTATAGCACCTCTCACAAGATATGACGTAGGGGGTTATAATTTTTCTACTACGTAACGTTATACAGAAAAATAGTGAGAAAAGTGAGGACATTTAGGATATAGTAAAAAAAGTTGAGTTGATTGTAAAATAGTGagaaaaagtgaaaaaagtgAGTCACAAGAAAGCCTGAGTCCAAccagattcactttcttatcgaacaagatactgttgaaaaaaatggtGGCAGTTTGactgccccaaacggtgataacacaacacatcattgtaaaatcaatacatttatcgctccgctcagaatttaaaattattatagaatttgaagaaaaaaaatattataatatcgaacaATAAGTGTGTAAAACCTgcacataaaaatgaaaaccctgtaataaatatcaattcagtatttatgattcattattatacattttatctgtttttgacttttaatacatgtataatagttGTGAAACATAGTCGGCAGCAACATATGTTTGTGACTCCCACCAAGTGAATTATCTGTATACCTGCCGGGTAGTACCGCATTTCTGCGCATAAATCGGCTATCGACCACATTTTTTAACTTGAACAGAGTATACAGTGGTGTATAATACCTAAGATTAACTCCTATGGcattatttaatacaacatattaataatcTTCGTAAATCAAGTTTCAAAGTTTCAATCTTATTCTTTGATGTAACCTAAATGAACAgagtgaattaatttataaattattacacgcttaaataaaataaataaaagagtcATTATTAATTCATTGCACACTTTTCagtattacattaaataaaaacactaaatagttatgtatttttttttttattattcacattttcaaatagaataaatttataacttaagttACCCTAGAaattcctgaaaaaaaaaaaaaccagacaattcataattagtttttattcaaataggCTCAACAGTATTTACTTACTTAGCTACAATCCCGTGTTCTTTTGCTAACCTCGTTATGCAGTCATCTGACTCTccctaaaaaaaagtaaatctaTGAATTAGTATGAGATAAAAACTTTGTTTATTGCTGAATTAGGTATGCCCCTTTAAATATACGgcaaataattattctttagaATCTTCAGACCTGATTGAAGTCTGTTTTACAGATTTAACAGTAAAGAGCAAGGCTTTGCATCCAAACAATTTATACGGGTTATGGTTTCGGGTGCTTCAAATAAAATAGAGGTTGTGGTTTCaggttttcttcattttaaagaatatgggttttgtttagccagtttatttattcgggttatgggttatttaaaattgagtaataaatcaattttgttgtgcgtaaagtgttaaatttgattaagcaaagtataaagttgtacaatcaacttttcagtactaatgtctaatacagtagtgacacacgtaatataatataatttaaaattgtataatattaaatattaaatgttttaacaacaaagtattaaatagtaataaagaaaaaaacatacacaagacaattttcactacggaaataataatattatattaaaaatttaaaaataacacaattcaaaacaatttatcagttgTATCACACTTGTCACATGTAACCAGCTTTcccaattatgaaaaactgaattctccatgaaatatacatacaaattcatgtcacttgaaaatgtattattttttttatacgggttatgggttaaaacccgaatttaatttctgtttcgggttatacgtcatcaaaatcaatcgggttatatgggtttacggtttcgataatttttaagggttttgGCTACACAGGTGCAAAGCCTTGGTAAAGAGAGTCCCAAACAGGGGAGTTTGCGAATTTTACTAATGCAATTTAACATGTCTACTGTATATTTGTTATGTACATTGGACGGCAAGGatgaaaaattatcttttatttcaTTACATCAACAACATAAgaaatgatatttttagaaatactgTAATACGGTGGCtcctaaacatatttaataaaatatattccacaACACTGACAAAAATGACAACTTTCTGACCCCGAATTATaatcaattgaataatttaaagaacATATAGAATGGACATAAGCAAATAATATGAGTCATAcacgaaaaatgtttaatacaaatgaagttaaaaaatacataagttggATTGAAAGCTAAAAgcgaaaaattttaataattttttgtttattaataagtagTCATGGAAAGTAACATTTGTCTATATAAGTAACCGTGCCTTCGTTAATTCAGCACTGCTGTAAGCGTGATAGATGTGATAAGAAAGTATGATGAATATGATTGTGATTGACCAGCATGTTTCTAACCTGTTGGAACCGCTGTTTGGTTCGCTAGGTTGTGATCattatgatgaattaaaaaacgtCATCTTCCTATCACAAGCAGCGTAGTTTTGCGCTGAattaaaaaaagacaatttataGTTGCTGACGAAGCGTTGCAgcagcgctgaattatcgaaggcacggtatgtatagtttatattttcaaatcaactgattaagtattaaaattgctgtcaaatgtttaaatttccCATAGcaccaaaaacaaattttaccaCATATGTGCcaataaataggtagatacaatttttatataaattcaaaataggtatttacgtaaaagcatattatattaaatatgttattcatACTAACCATACGACGAATAGCTCCACTAATGGTCAAGATTTTGTGATTTCCGGTTATGCGACCAGTGGCCGAGTCAATTTCGGCTAAATTGATCTGAATAGAAGCATGATCTTTAGCAGGGATGATACGGTTGCTGGCAGAGCTATTAacaaagttacaaacatttttgtgAGTAAAACACGAACACTGAAAAATTACATGTGGCTCTCGAACGTCTTGACGTTTCTGATGTCACGATTACAAACAAATTTTACGTCATCCGACAAGCGCTCACCATTTCCTAGGGCAGTATAAGTCAACAAATTCTCCGGCGTCGTTTTGCATTTTGAATTCTGTTTCTCACAGTGGCTATTTTCACGTCCGACGAGGAAATCCTTTCTAGGTCTAGAAGGCGAAGTGAAAAGACAAGAAAACCCAATGTGCATTCACTAATAAGTGATAACTAACCTAACCTGAAAGTCAGGACGAGTTCTATTTTGTTAGTTGACCAGTGTTGCCaacacaatataacaatatccataaggtacttataacgcgttatacaatatgtaatttcgtccaaatttgaactttaaatgactataaaagtaaactgtgtaaatgtattttttagatttttttcttaacagaattaattactaacgtggaatcttcttctaaaATTTTNNNNNNNNNNNNNNNNNNNNNNNNNNNNNNNNNNNNNNNNNNNNNNNNNNNNNNNNNNNNNNNNNNNNNNNNNNNNNNNNNNNNNNNNNNNNNNNNNNNNNNNNNNNNNNNNNNNNNNNNNNNNNNNNNNNNNNNNNNNNNNNNNNNNNNNNNNNNNNNNNNNNNNNNNNNNNNNNNNNNNNNNNNNNNNNNNNNNNNNNNNNNNNNNNNNNNNNNNNNNNNNNNNNNNNNNNNNNNNNNNNNNNNNNNNNNNNNNNNNNNNNNNNNNNNNNNNNNNNNNNNNNNNNNNNNNNNNNNNNNNNNNNNNNNNNNNNNNNNNNNNNNNNNNNNNNNNNNNNNNNNNNNNNNNNNNNNNNNNNNNNNNNNNNNNNNNNNNNNNNNNNNNNNNNNNNNNNNNNNNNNNNNNNNNNNNNNNNNNNNNNNNNNNNNNNNNNNNNNNNNNNNNNNNNNNNNNNNNNNNNNNNNNNNNNNNNNNNNNNNNNNNNNNNNNNNNNNNNNNNNNNNNNNNNNNNNNNNNNNNNNNNNNNNNNNNNNNNNNNNNNNNNNNNNNNNNNNNNNNNNNNNNNNNNNNNNNNNNNNNNNNNNNNNNNNNNNNNNNNNNNNNNNNNNNNNNNNNNNNNNNNNNNNNNNNNNNNNNNNNNNNNNNNNNNNNNNNNNNNNNNNNNNNNNNNNNNNNNNNNNNNNNNNNNNNNNNNNNNNNNNNNNNNNNNNNNNNNNNNNNNNNNNNNNNNNNNNNNNNNNNNNNNNNNNNNNNNNNNNNNNNNNNNNNNNNNNNNNNNNNNNNNNNNNNNNNNNNNNNNNNNNNNNNNNNNNNNNNNNNNNNNNNNNNNNNNNNNNNNNNNNNNNNNNNNNNNNNNNNNNNNNNNNNNNNNNNNNNNNNNNNNNNNNNNNNNNNN
This portion of the Acyrthosiphon pisum isolate AL4f chromosome A1, pea_aphid_22Mar2018_4r6ur, whole genome shotgun sequence genome encodes:
- the LOC100166439 gene encoding LOW QUALITY PROTEIN: protein RRP5 homolog (The sequence of the model RefSeq protein was modified relative to this genomic sequence to represent the inferred CDS: deleted 1 base in 1 codon), whose amino-acid sequence is MSKKSMHNKRPILSNEGFGFEWDVTPNYFNKNNSESEDSDKDEDNEPNKKKMRKLNKTQQREEQKQEELRLRKVEEELTQIETNPQNADHFDRLVLSNPNSSFIWIKYMACHLQATEVEKARATAKRALSIIDTREEQEKLNIWTALLNLENLYGTKESFKQTMDEALRSNDEYQIYIKILDIFAESNKLKELEELITKINRKFRDSLDAYLHCATVYFKLNKPGKARFILQKALSNLPTKSHVTMISRFALVENSDGSPEEAQTLFEHVLTSYPSRIDVWSLYVDMLIKSNRIDLARHALERATIQKLAPKKMKSLFNKWMMLEGKYGTSESVDKVKECMNNYVDLILKNKK
- the LOC100162473 gene encoding 40S ribosomal protein S21, coding for MQNDAGEFVDLYCPRKCSASNRIIPAKDHASIQINLAEIDSATGRITGNHKILTISGAIRRMGESDDCITRLAKEHGIVAKNF